One window from the genome of Rufibacter tibetensis encodes:
- a CDS encoding SusC/RagA family TonB-linked outer membrane protein, which produces MKRFLGNFSCFFLSAVLVFCSVLANAQDGQTIIRGTVTDKVTKEPLIGVSVYEIDNENRTLSGVSTDINGSYALRMKSPQNKIVVSYIGYKNMTINVNNRSVINVPLESTMNMLNTVEVISQQKTSTGMMDVDTRNQTSAISTIDATKLAELPAASIDEALQGRLAGVDIVASTGDPGAGMQIRIRGTSSINSSSEPLIVVDGMPYDIEIASDFNFATADEQGYAQLLNIAPSDIKEISVLKDAAATAIWGARASNGVLVITTKRGRIGKPAVNYAFRGSVTKQPDPLPMLSGDQYSQYIPEAFMNRTGAPLRPDVKEFQYDPNDPYWYHNYNKNTNWIDEITQLGHIQDHNVSLSGGGDKARYYTSLGFFKQRGTTIGTDLSRISARINLDFTVSDRIRFRTDLSYTHLDNNQNYAKNLRGIAYNKMPNMSVYEYNEFGERTPNYFSPANNVQGGFSGLNGRGEIIGTLNPVAMALAGINRQLGERIIPKFNLQYDILPSVLMATSDIQFDINNTKTKMFLPQTATGRPWTETTVNRASDSDSDRFSVVTKSNLLYTPRLGDNHSLQGIFSFMTFDARNESYGVLTSNTASAYLQDPSIPARIQGGEHQLGSGSSQTRSVGALLSAQYGFMDRYIVNVSVRRDGSSRFGENNRYGTFPAVSARWRVSGENFMQGVKFINDLSLRGSYGASGNEPRAAYGHYDLYQNYNYNYLGMAGLYQSTLKLNNLKWEQVLQSNVGINLIMLDQRVSIDADIYKRRTKDMFFQDLLISSITGFTDIDMNVGTMDNMGWEVGLNLTAYKTKDLTVDFGLNLSQNQNMIREISEFYPRERGNLNANGNYLITIQENNPFGSFYGYKFKGVYKDAESTIAKDKNGNAIIGPNGQVVPMRFGYPTVDYVFQPGDAMYEDINHDGNIDYKDVVYLGNANPRLTGGFGPTVRYKNWRLNMFFNFRYKYDIVNQTKMYTENMYDFSNQSTAILRRWRRSGDVTDMPRALNNMGYNWLASDRYVEDGSFLRFKTVTVRYYLPKHLIQRLRANDLSFYVTANNLFTFTNYTGQDPEVGLAGGDPFRIGFDTSRTPPVQTLTLGFDVRF; this is translated from the coding sequence ATGAAAAGATTTTTAGGGAATTTCTCTTGTTTCTTTCTCTCTGCAGTTTTAGTCTTCTGCAGTGTGTTAGCCAATGCTCAAGATGGGCAAACTATAATCAGAGGCACTGTAACAGACAAGGTTACAAAAGAGCCATTGATAGGAGTGTCTGTGTATGAGATAGATAACGAAAATCGTACCCTTTCCGGGGTGAGCACTGATATCAACGGCAGTTATGCTCTGAGGATGAAAAGCCCTCAGAACAAGATCGTGGTCTCCTACATTGGTTACAAGAACATGACGATCAATGTAAACAACAGATCTGTTATCAATGTGCCCCTGGAGTCTACCATGAACATGCTGAATACGGTTGAAGTTATCTCTCAGCAAAAAACAAGCACGGGGATGATGGACGTGGATACCCGAAACCAGACATCTGCTATCAGTACCATTGATGCTACGAAACTGGCTGAGTTACCCGCTGCCTCCATTGATGAAGCCTTGCAGGGCCGATTGGCAGGGGTGGACATTGTGGCAAGCACAGGTGACCCGGGAGCGGGTATGCAGATTCGTATTCGGGGTACCTCTTCCATCAACTCTTCTTCTGAACCGTTGATTGTAGTAGATGGAATGCCTTACGACATTGAAATTGCCTCTGACTTCAACTTTGCCACTGCAGATGAGCAGGGGTATGCCCAGCTTTTGAACATTGCCCCTTCAGACATCAAGGAGATATCAGTGTTGAAAGATGCCGCTGCTACTGCTATCTGGGGTGCCAGAGCCTCTAACGGGGTACTTGTTATCACCACTAAAAGAGGTAGAATAGGAAAGCCAGCGGTAAATTACGCCTTCAGAGGATCAGTAACCAAACAGCCAGATCCGCTTCCAATGCTAAGTGGCGACCAGTACTCCCAATACATTCCGGAAGCGTTCATGAACAGAACAGGAGCTCCTCTCAGACCAGATGTAAAAGAGTTTCAGTATGATCCAAATGACCCGTATTGGTACCACAACTACAATAAGAACACTAACTGGATTGACGAAATCACGCAGTTAGGTCATATCCAAGACCATAACGTTTCATTATCAGGTGGTGGTGATAAGGCCAGGTACTATACTTCTCTTGGTTTCTTCAAGCAACGGGGTACTACAATAGGTACTGACCTTTCCCGTATTTCGGCCCGGATCAACCTGGACTTTACTGTATCAGACAGAATCAGATTCAGAACAGACTTATCTTATACCCACCTGGACAACAATCAAAATTACGCTAAAAATCTTAGAGGCATAGCATACAATAAGATGCCTAACATGAGTGTGTATGAATACAATGAATTTGGGGAACGCACGCCTAACTATTTTTCCCCAGCTAATAACGTGCAGGGGGGATTTAGCGGGTTAAATGGCAGAGGCGAAATAATTGGTACCCTCAACCCTGTAGCCATGGCGCTCGCAGGTATCAATAGACAGCTAGGTGAACGTATTATTCCAAAGTTCAACCTACAGTATGATATTTTGCCAAGCGTATTAATGGCCACTTCTGATATACAGTTTGATATTAATAACACCAAAACAAAAATGTTTTTGCCACAGACGGCTACTGGCAGACCTTGGACAGAAACAACTGTAAACAGGGCCTCAGATTCAGACTCTGACCGGTTTAGTGTGGTTACAAAATCAAACCTGCTGTATACCCCTAGATTAGGTGACAACCATAGCCTGCAAGGTATTTTCTCTTTCATGACCTTTGATGCCCGTAATGAGAGTTATGGGGTTCTGACTTCAAACACCGCTTCAGCTTATCTGCAAGACCCTTCTATTCCCGCCAGAATTCAGGGAGGTGAACACCAGTTAGGATCTGGATCTTCCCAAACCAGAAGCGTTGGAGCATTGCTTTCTGCACAATACGGATTCATGGACCGCTACATTGTGAACGTTAGTGTTCGCCGCGACGGAAGTTCAAGATTTGGAGAAAACAACCGGTACGGGACCTTTCCTGCCGTGTCTGCACGCTGGAGAGTATCTGGTGAGAACTTCATGCAAGGCGTGAAATTCATCAATGACTTAAGTTTAAGAGGAAGCTACGGGGCAAGCGGTAATGAGCCACGGGCGGCTTACGGGCACTATGATCTTTATCAAAACTATAACTACAACTACCTGGGTATGGCTGGTTTATACCAATCAACCTTGAAGTTGAATAACCTGAAGTGGGAGCAGGTATTGCAGTCAAACGTTGGTATCAACCTGATCATGCTGGACCAACGTGTTTCTATTGATGCAGATATCTATAAAAGACGCACGAAGGACATGTTCTTCCAGGATCTGCTGATTTCTTCCATTACAGGTTTTACGGATATAGATATGAACGTAGGCACCATGGATAACATGGGGTGGGAGGTAGGATTAAACCTGACAGCTTACAAAACAAAGGACTTGACGGTTGATTTTGGTTTGAACCTTTCTCAAAACCAGAACATGATTAGAGAAATATCAGAGTTCTACCCACGTGAAAGAGGGAACCTGAATGCAAACGGGAACTACCTGATCACTATTCAGGAAAATAACCCATTTGGCTCCTTCTATGGCTACAAATTCAAAGGCGTTTACAAAGATGCTGAATCTACCATAGCGAAAGATAAAAACGGCAATGCTATCATAGGACCTAACGGGCAGGTGGTACCCATGCGATTTGGCTATCCTACAGTAGACTATGTATTTCAGCCAGGTGATGCCATGTATGAAGACATCAACCATGATGGAAACATTGACTACAAAGATGTAGTGTACCTGGGTAACGCAAATCCTAGACTTACCGGTGGCTTTGGCCCAACCGTAAGATACAAGAACTGGAGATTGAACATGTTCTTCAACTTCAGATACAAGTATGACATTGTTAACCAGACCAAAATGTACACCGAGAACATGTATGATTTCTCCAATCAAAGCACAGCCATCCTGAGAAGATGGAGACGCTCAGGAGATGTAACAGACATGCCTCGTGCTTTGAACAACATGGGATATAACTGGTTGGCCTCTGACCGCTACGTAGAGGATGGCTCTTTCCTGAGATTTAAAACAGTTACCGTTAGATACTATTTGCCTAAGCACCTTATCCAGAGACTCAGAGCAAATGATTTGAGCTTCTATGTGACAGCAAACAACCTGTTTACCTTCACAAACTATACAGGCCAGGATCCGGAAGTAGGTCTGGCAGGTGGTGATCCGTTCAGAATAGGGTTTGATACCTCCAGAACTCCTCCGGTGCAAACCCTGACCCTGGGTTTTGATGTGAGGTTTTAA
- a CDS encoding RagB/SusD family nutrient uptake outer membrane protein gives MLKKYTYKAALALLILVSSSCDSWLDLKPENGIVGDEFWKTKEQVNSAVTGIYSSMLDPDLAEKLFLWGELRADMLQANTGIRSYELEVMNGNIVDTNPLSNWRPFYRTINQCNTVIERAPGALAEDRTFTQEQLNAYLGEAYAIRALMYFYLARSFGDVPLKLTATISDDQAVALAKTSQAKVLDQVANDLLKAEELAVITYGNSTFNKGRITKYSVNAIQADVYLWKEKYDSAIIATNKIINSGQFGLVQGVNNPQWFQQLYAQGNSSEIIFSLQFNQQRTNPFFPMFSTVTGRRFVAASRVLEDVFPPDPVDVLNADIRANAAVRVSTGAVWKYLGLTEEESRTQDQSFAHWIFYRYADVLLMKAEALVAQDNGKGEEALELIYRVRRRANALPGTDNPDINPNSMRDMIDFILEERAREFAFEGKRWYDVLRNARRANYSRQDLLNQMVIDSAPADRQQSILNKYKDQNSHYWPIFQYELTTNKSLEQNPFYKGR, from the coding sequence ATGTTAAAGAAATACACATATAAAGCAGCGCTGGCACTTCTGATTTTAGTTTCCAGTTCATGTGACAGCTGGTTGGATCTGAAACCTGAGAACGGGATTGTTGGGGATGAATTCTGGAAAACAAAGGAGCAGGTAAACTCTGCCGTAACCGGAATCTATTCTTCTATGTTGGATCCAGATTTAGCGGAAAAGCTTTTTCTATGGGGTGAGTTGCGAGCAGATATGCTCCAGGCTAACACCGGTATCCGGTCATATGAGTTGGAGGTGATGAACGGGAACATTGTAGATACAAACCCGCTTTCTAACTGGAGGCCCTTCTACAGAACCATCAACCAATGTAACACTGTGATAGAGCGTGCCCCCGGTGCGCTGGCAGAAGACAGGACGTTTACCCAGGAGCAGTTGAATGCCTATTTGGGGGAAGCCTACGCCATACGGGCGCTTATGTATTTCTATTTAGCCCGTAGTTTTGGAGATGTTCCGTTAAAACTAACAGCTACCATTAGCGATGACCAGGCTGTTGCTTTGGCTAAAACAAGCCAGGCGAAGGTGTTGGATCAAGTGGCAAACGATTTGTTAAAGGCGGAAGAGTTAGCTGTAATAACCTACGGCAACAGTACTTTCAACAAGGGTCGTATCACTAAGTACTCTGTAAATGCCATTCAGGCAGATGTGTACTTATGGAAAGAAAAGTATGATAGCGCGATTATTGCTACAAATAAAATAATCAATTCAGGACAGTTTGGACTAGTGCAGGGGGTAAATAACCCGCAATGGTTCCAGCAACTCTATGCTCAGGGGAATTCCAGTGAGATCATTTTTTCACTGCAATTCAACCAGCAACGGACAAATCCTTTCTTCCCTATGTTCAGCACAGTTACAGGCAGAAGATTTGTAGCGGCATCTCGCGTATTGGAAGACGTTTTTCCTCCTGATCCAGTTGATGTCTTGAATGCAGATATCAGGGCAAATGCTGCGGTAAGGGTTTCAACAGGTGCCGTATGGAAATATCTTGGCCTCACAGAAGAAGAGAGCAGAACCCAGGACCAATCTTTTGCGCACTGGATTTTCTACCGCTATGCAGATGTACTGCTGATGAAGGCCGAGGCGCTGGTGGCCCAGGATAATGGAAAAGGAGAAGAAGCACTGGAGCTGATTTACAGAGTAAGACGACGTGCTAACGCTCTTCCAGGAACAGATAATCCAGACATCAATCCTAATTCCATGAGAGATATGATTGATTTTATTCTGGAAGAACGTGCCCGCGAATTCGCCTTTGAAGGTAAACGCTGGTATGATGTTTTAAGAAATGCTAGAAGAGCTAACTACTCCCGCCAGGATTTGTTAAACCAGATGGTCATCGATAGTGCTCCCGCTGACAGACAGCAATCCATTCTGAATAAATATAAAGATCAGAATAGTCATTACTGGCCTATTTTCCAGTACGAGCTTACTACCAATAAGAGCTTAGAACAGAATCCTTTCTACAAAGGCAGATAA